AATTTAGATTTGTCGGAAGTTGCTCTACTCTGCTGCCAGACTGGTCGCAGCCTTCTTCTTTCcaataccatttttttatttcgagtGGGTAGTTACATATCTTCTTGGAAGGCTCTAATTGGGGAGTACTTCTCCAACAGGCTTCCTGAATGAGGTTGGTTATATATTTGGTTGCGATTTCAATGTCGTCAATGGTCTTGAGGGCAACCTTTAGCTCGATATTCTCATTAATGAATTCCCTGACTGAGTGCCAGTCCGTTTTCCTGTTGTACAATAGCTCTGGTTTCTCATATTCGATTACCTTTGTACTCAAGGTGAGGAGCACTGGCGTGTGATCTGAAGAGCTGTCATTTATTTTGTGCACGCCATCTCTAATGTTCAACACTTCCCATCTCAGGATCGGACTGTCTAGTAAAAATAGCAAATCCTCGTCCATAGTTTGTAACACCTGATAATACGTCGAACCGCTACAAGAGCTCGCGCCTCACTGTGGCCACCGCACGCCCCCGCTCGCCGCGCCCGCATCAGGCTCCAGTCACCGCGCATTCAGTGTGGACGCACACTAATACCTCACACACTAACACAAGCACACTCAAACATCAAACACATCTACACAAACAGAATTTATAACACAGTTGCTGGAAACTGAAGTAGACACATTATTAGAAAGTAGTCCAACAGCAGAAGTACATGTACAAGAACTGACAGATAAACTTAGAACAGCATTAACCCATTATTCTGGAATGAATCCAGCTTCACGTCCAAGGCTTCCTAAACTAAAATACAGCTATAATCTAATACAATTAAccaacatatttaataataacatacttatCCACTTCCTCACTGACAATATCCAGCTAACAGATTTACACACTATTGTATATTGCACAGCCTTAGTTATTACAGAAGaacttaattacaaaataacagaTTATGTAGGTAACACAGcaccaaaacaaaataagccTGCGTAGCAAATTCGATTAGAAAAGGATATAGAAAAGCTTAGGGCCGACTGTGGTAGACTCACGCAGTATATTAACAACAACAGATCAAACAAAGTAGTTACAAGGGTAGAAGCAATATTCAGAAACAGGTTAGTACACACTAGACACGAAGACAACAATAGAAAACCTGAGGAGTTCCTAGacacactaaaacaaaaattagctttaaaagtaaatagatTACGTAGATACAAAAAGGCACAACAACGAAAGACcgataacatattatttagtacgaatgagaaaatattttacagaaatctTTTTAAACCAAGTAATAACACGACACGAGAACACACTAACACACCCACGAAAACACAATTAGAATCATTTTGGTCAGGTATATGGGAAGAACAGGCACAACATAATGACAAAGCAGAATGGATTGCAGAAGAAGAAAATAGGCATAATGAAATAGGGGAGATGGTATTTGACGAGATAACAGAACAagacattacaaacattacagCTAGATTGCACAATTGGAAAGCACCAGGGGTAGATAAAGTACACAATTATTggtataaaaaattaacaacattacacaaatatatgGCCCAAAACTTGACAGATATAGTGTTAGGAAAACAGGAAATCCCAGAATTTATTGCAACGGGAATAACTTACATGCTCCCAAAAAGCTCTCACTCTTCGCAAACATCTCAATATAGACCCATAACATGCTTACCTACCATATACAAAATTCTCACGTCTGCGATAACCAGAAAAATCACCATTCATATAGAAGACAATCACATTATAGCAGAAGAACAGAAGGGATGTAGGCGGGGCCATATGGGATGCAAAGAACAATTAGTTATTGACTCCACTATTGACAAACACGCAACCTCCAAAAATAGAAATTTACATTGCACATACATCgattataaaaaagcatttgacAGCATTCCACATTCTTGGCTGCTACAGGTACTAAGAAtttacaaaatcaatacaaaaataataaatttcctacaatatataatataataatgcgcGGATGGAAAACTACTTTGCAATTAAATAGTCCAAACAACACAGTTACAACGAGACCCATTAACATCAGGAAGGGAATTTATCAGGGTGATTCCTTAAGCCCGCTATGGTTTTGCCTTGCCCTAAACCCACTCTCACACATGCTACACGCAACCCAAGCCGGTTACTGCCTTAAACATAACACAGATGACACAACTATTTCACACTTAATTTACATGGATGACATAAAACTTTACACTAAAGatgaaaaagaaatgaaaaaactAATAGACATTACAACAGGATTCAGTAAAGACATAAAAATGGAATTTGGTTTAGACAAATGCAAAACTGTACACTTAGTGAGAGGCAAGATACGGCCTGGAGACTACGAAATAGACAATGAGAACACAATAACAGCAATGCAACCCACAGACCTATATAAATACTTAGGATACAAGCAACTCAAAGGTATAGATCACACAGCAATCAAAGAAATACTAACTACAGAGTACAAAAGAAGAACGCACGCGATCTGCAACACACAACTGACAGGAAAACACCTTACAAAAGCAATAAACACTTACGCAATACCAATACTAACATACTCATTCGGCATAATAAAGTGTACTAAAACGGACATTGAGCAGATAGAAAGAACAACACGCACCACactaacaaaacacaataacttACATCCAAAATCTGCAATAGAAAGACTCACAATCAAAAGACACCAGGGGGGCAGAGGCATAATAGACATCCATCATCTTTGGCTTAAACAAGTACACAATCTAAGGTCATTCTTTCACTCAAAAGCATTAACAAGCAACATCCATAAAGCTATCACACACAATGACCACGATTACACTCCACTCAATCTCAAtgaacacacaaacacacaagaCCCAAATCAAACCGATCCACAAATACAGGGCATAGAAAActggaaaaagaaaattcttcaCGGACGACATCCACACGACCTGGAACAAACACACGTTGATAAGATAGCATCTAATAAATGGCTAGATATAGGTAATCTTTTTCCTGAAACCGAGGGCTTTATGATAGCAATACAAGACCAGATAATTAACACAAAGAACTACAGAACACATAATGAAAGACCCTACTACAAATACAAACCTGAGACTGTACTGGAGAACGCCACACACAAGTTATATTCTGACAGAGCCATACTTACCGACAGGACTATACATTATAACAGACCGGACATCACGCTACttgacaaaaatactaaaacctTACTTACCTTATACCTAGATATCACAGTCCCCAACACCCATAACCTGCAAAAGACCATAACATAAAAGATCTCTAAATACGCAGAACTGAAGGATGAAGTAGCAAGGATCTGGAAACAGGATAAAGTATATGTAGTACCAATTGTTCTTTCCATCACCGTTGTTATCCCGAAGCATCTCCACCACAGCCTCAAATTAATAGACCTGAAAAAAACCACATATATTACTTCACAAAAAGcagcaattttaaatacatgtagGATAGTACGTAATTTTTTAGAAATTGAATAAACTGACATTACTCACCAACACGACACAGTACACACCTAAACTCACACACGCTGCATCTACTTGGTACCCACCCGTAGATGCAGTTAAAAACCAGCTTTAAGCTGAGAAAAAATACACGTttcaagaataataataatataatataatatgacataTTGTTTTAGAGTTAGGTTCTATAGTTGCTTGTTTTTAATTTcggaaagatttattttatctatactaatactaatattataatactaatactatctatactaatattataaagctgaagagtttgtttgtttgaacgcgctaatctcaggaactacgggtccgatttgaaaaattctttcagtgttagatagcccatttatcgaggaaggttatatatcataacgctacgaccaataggagcagagtaccagtaaaaaatgttacaaaaacgctgaaaaaatttacccattctctcttatttgacgcaagcgaagttgcgcaggtcagctagtctatacttattacttatattacttatttccttatataatataatatataattataatttataataataataataataattaatatatataatatatctatacttaatattataaagctgaagagtttgtttgtttgtttgaacgcgctaatctcaggaactactggtccgatttgaaaaattctttcagtgttagatagcctatttatcgaggaaggttataggctatataacatcacgctacggtcattaggggcggagcagcaacgaaaaatgttacaaaaacggggaaaattttgacccattctcttaggtgacgcaagcgaagttgcgcgggtcagctagtgttattaTAACAAGACACACGTCCGTGTAGTTGCTCACAGACTTGACAATTTAACACCAGCTTCCCATAAGCCGTCAAGGTGTGGAGCATGAGCCGgctgaaatttaaatttaatacctTCATTTGAAGCAAAATCGATAATAGAAGAAGAATTGGTGGCTGAAAATCGCTAAGTTCTTTGGCTGTacctacaaacatacattatacattAGATCCCCTGCCTTTCCTATCTGCTATTAAAAATGGACCAGCGAAGTTAACACCAACACTAATAAATGGATAGTGAATAGTAACTCGTTCTGTCGGTAACGCGCCCATGATAGGGACCGCGGTCCTGGCAGCGACCGGCATGCGACACACTGGTGAGCCACTGTGCCAGCTAGACTACGACCACCGACAGCCCATACAAACTCTCTAACCGAAGCCAGCAAGAGCTGAGGAGAAGACGTAAATGCTCCAGTTGAAATAATAACTTAGTGAGTCTGTGTTTCGAGTGTAAAAGCATTGGATAGCGCTTATCGAAAGAATAAGAGAATAAAGAATtagagatagaattatttttgaaaaaacatgacacacacgtattttgtgtcaccgAACATTGGTTGTTGTCGCAccaattgatatttaataatcaatattattctatgacaagtgcattcagtaggaagaaggcaatacatggagggtcaatgatcttagttagcaacgacataaaatgcaaagaacgtaaagatatagttagcttgtcagtagaacgcactgccgaagtatcttgtgtagaactcgagcagcacgttatagtatgcatataccgtccaccaatgagtgacttcagtttgtttgaaactatagtggaagatatattaaagcgtttgagtgttagtaacaagtatgtgtgatgtctgtggtgattttaatgttaacatattggagcagtccatcactaccaccagactgattactcttttcaaatcatttaatcttaaacatctttttaataatccaactagaattaccgaacattcggccacatgcttggataatatgtttagcaactgcgtttgtctagacagggtcatagttaacgatttaacgtcagaccactgtgggctgaacgccgtcttctctaggaagaacgttatcaaatctaacacgataacttttagacctattacacacaaccgcttgacattgtttaatcaagaggtagccgccaagatttccaacattgatattactcagaatgacccagatgatctctataaatctttgtttagcgttattgaatctcagtttaatacgatttttaaagaaaaaacgatcgctaaggaaaatataaaactgaaattttgcgattgggcgactgtaggaatttacaaaagtagagctaggatgtatgagctgtatgccatgaaacaatacaatttcaatccaggttttcttgaatatgttaggaattattcaaaaatctttaaaaaatcttgtgccgaAAAATTTGTGTTGTGAAAAATTccaacaacacaataaaaacaacttggaatattatcaataatgaaACAGGACGATCAACACCACCCGATCATGACTTcgagttaaatgttaacaatcgggttattacagatagcctaggcgtagctcaaacatttaataattatttttctgacataccagtcactacgactagttccttaaattcccCTACCGCTGAAGCagaatcattacttaggagcaatctgagtcagtgcaatgtctcattttattttaagtatataaacccctctgacgtaatcagagtattcaagtcgcttaattccaaaaatactgcggacttgtggggtatttttgtaaagttacttgagagtattatcgctgaaatagcacctcatttagctgcaacttttaatcgatgtgtagatgtaggtgtgttttctaatttaatgaagcacagtaagataattcctctgtttaaaaacggatgtaaaactgagcccagtaactttaggccaatatccatcttgcctgctattagcaaaatatttgagagggctatattagagcaactagaaagccatttcagtttgtacaatttactccacagcaaccagtttggctttacaaagggtcgatctaccatcgatgcaggggtcacacttattagacatattttcgatgcttgggagatgtcgcaggatgctattggggtattttgctatctctccaaagcgttcaattgtgttgaccacaatactcttttatataaacttaagtactatggaattggggatgtggcacttgacttacttgaCCATCATCTTTGACACCTTGGTATTATAGACAAGTCTGTTTTGAAACGTGCTccgtattattttgtaaaaaacccGAGAAAAAGTGCACAGTTTGAGTTAAAATCTTGCAGTGTCTATCTcctacaaataaattatcagTTTGTATAACTAATTATCTGAAACAACtcataaaacaatcaaaataatagtttaaattacAATAGTGAAACAGTGACAAAAATCATAAATCCACCAGAGGGCGGTGCAGCGCCGAGTCAGTGCAAGCGATATTCACGGTTATGCAGTTATGTTAACCGCGAAATTGGTGTGAAGTGCATGCGTAACACGTGCAGCAGCGACGCGCGGGCGACTCTACCTAAGATTAATAAAACAGACGTTGTGACTTTTATGCCTAATAGTGAATGACCTCAGTGAGACACTTTTAATTGATTGAACTGTAATTTTATACAACTGGTTATTTTATCAACATGAAATGTGCtaaatgtaaaaagtttattaaagacCAAAACCATGTTGAATGTAATTCAACCACCtgcgaaaaaatattttgcacatCATGTGTCAATGTTTCTCCCCTAACGGCTGACCGTCGCAGGCTATGGAAATGTACCGATTGCACCATTGCGCCTAAAAAACAGGGAGACAATAGTGTGACACCAGCACAAGCTATGTGTGAAAATGTCACTACTCGTAAAAAGGTGGAGCCCTCGTCATCAGAAATTGCTCAACTAACGGACCAGTTACGTTTGATGACCACAGAATTCGCCTCAGTCAAACTGAAACTAGAAGACGTAACTCAAAGTCTATCGTATACCAACGAGAGGATGGACGAAATGATGGTGAAACTGGTTGCAGCTGAAGAGCGTCTTAAATACTTAGAAAAGCGTGATGGTGAAGTCGACACTTTACAGGCAACTGTAGCCCAACTTCAAAATGAGCTGAATACTCAAGCACAGGCCAACCTGAAGAACGAGATTGAAATCGTCGGTATTCCGGAGAGCGCAGCTGAGAACCTTCATCACGTTGTGCTCGTAGCTGCTAAAAAGATAGGGGTTGAAATAAATGACTCCGATATAGATTGGGTTACTCGTTCGGGGCCACGCCGTCCACCTGTAAACACTGCCTTACCTGAAGACGAACGGAAATTGCCTCGCCCAgttgttgtcagacttttacGTCGTTCTAAGCGCGACCAATTCCTGAAAGCGGCTAAATCTCGGAAAAATATTAGTAGTGCTGATCTGGAAGTCTCGGGAACTCCGCGAAAAATCTTCTTTAACGAAAGACTGACCAAAGCCAACCGACTGTTATTTCGTGACTCTCGGCTCAGGGCTAAGCACCACGGATACTCCTTCTGCTGGTGTCAACAGGGTACCATCTATATTCGGCAACGGGAAGGTAAAGGAGCTATACCAATACACTCGCTCAAGGATTTGGACCGAATACTCCCGCCTTCTTCTTCAACAACCAATAGCCAGTAAGTTCTTAACCAAAATTTTTGTTACCATTTACAATATCCTATATTTGTTATCTGcaaatttattttgtctttatttttatagtttaaataatttactcttaattatgttattgatttgttttttatgtgtcTTGGTCGAATTGAATTCCattgttaatttttgttttatgactGAAACTAATTTCCAGCCAcgaattttaagatttttatgccatgtatgtataaatgttatATATGTCTATGATATTTTCAAGACTCTAGAACTGGATGCTTCAAAAGTATTTCGTACATGTTATCTTCAATACTTTGTTACCTATAAATGCCATCGTGAATTAGGATCGACATCTTTAAAAAGAACGCCTCTGGATAAATGTTGTAACCAAAAATGATGTTTACGGATTATATTGAATCAGAACTAGATTCCATTTCGATTAATTGTGAAGTGTCACGTGACGTTGGTAATTGTAGGCAAATATTTACATCATTATataatttcaaactattttcattaaacattaGGAGCATTCAGAAAAATTTTAACTCACTATTAGTAGCCCTTGAATGTTTAGAAATATCCTTTGATATTCTTATTCTAACAGAATGTTGGCTAAGCGATTCTGTACTGATTCCTCAAATACCTGGATATAATTGCTATAGTACAATCAGGAAGACCAATAAAAATGGTGGCGTGGTCGTATACGTCAAAAACACCTGGAATGCGACTATCTCTGAACCTGTCATCGAAGAAGCTGATTGTTTGGTCATACATATTCCCTCAGTTGCTCATATTGTGGGTATTTACCGCTCACCTTCGTTTAGaagtttaaatagatttttatcatCTCTCGAAACACACGTTAATAATGTGAACGGTTTACCATGTATTATTGCGGgtgatttgaatataaatataatagatgGAATAGGTAATTCAGATAGTTTAGAATACCAATGTTTTATGGCAGAAAATGGTTTTTTACCAGTCATCACAAAACCAACTAGGGAAACATCATGTCTGGACCATATTTTTGTTAGGGATATACATAACAGCAACTCGATAATTGGATGTATATGTCAAACTGTTATCACAGACCATTTCCCAGTTATGTTTGGCTTCTCACTTCAGAAGACTAATCCGGCCCGTTCAAATCGTTACATTACTAAAAGAGACGTTGATGCAATTAATAAAGACCTATCGGAAATAGAGTGGTCCGTAGTCACAGATACAGGCGATGTTAACACAGCCACtaccatttttacaaatattttgactgaCATAGTAAAAAAGCACTCGCGTGAGGTAAAGATAACCAGGACTAATCTAAACCTAAAACCCTGGATCACTCCAGGACTCATGCGATGTATGCGTCACCGCGATCGCCTGCACCTACAGTTAAGACAAGACCCTGATAATAAAATTCTCAAAGTTACCTACTGCCGCTACAGAAACTATTTTGCAAATATTCTAAGAAAAGTTAAAAACGAATATGAGAACAAAGAACTTAAGGCAAACAGAAACAATCCAAAAAAGCTTTGGCAATCAATTAAGAACATATGCAACCTAACTAAAAGCAACAGTGAACCGGCACCCTTACTGACACAACAAGACTGCTCGAACACAAAACAATCTCTTAACAACATTAATAAACACTTTTCTACGGTTGGTCAAAGGTTAGctaacaaaattttatctaaaattaacAAGAGTGAATATGATTTAGCACGTGCTGTTGACAGTATAAGAACCCCAGCTGACTCGTTATTCCTTCTTCCAACAGATTATGAAGAAGTCAATGAAATGATATTGAACTTGCAGTCAGATAAAGCACCAGGTGTTGACGGTCTCGGTAACTCAttagtaaaatgtataaaaaataacataattgtcCCCCTCACACACCTGTTCAACCTAAGCATAACTACTGGAACATTCCCAAGTGACTGGAAAGTGGCACAGGTATCACCAATACATAAAAATGGTCCAAAGACAATTATTGATAACTATAGGCCGATTTCCCTGTTGGTGACCTTTTCGAAGCTACTGGAAAGGTTTATTAATAAGCGTTTAGTTAATTTTTTAGAGAGTCATAACGTTTTATCATCAAAACAATTTGGTTTCCGTAAAGGAATTAGTACAGAAGATGCTGTCACCCACTTCACCAGCACTCTTTCTTCCTACCTGGATGATAAGAAGTGTTGTATTGGTGTATTTTTAGATCTTGCGAAAGCATTTGACACTGTTTCCGTACCTATCCTTATTAGAAAGTTGGAGTTGGCAGGAGTCAGAGGAGTAGCATTGCAATGGTTTAATAGCTATCTTACGGAACGGAGACAGTGTGTAAAGATTGGCCAGAGCACAAGTGACCCTGAaccttgactgcctccgtggcgcagtggtttaggtcaccacgccgatcccactgcatcgggaggtcgtgggttcgattcccacacggagcaattatttgtgcgatccacaaataattgtttcgggtctggttgtgctttgtgtccgttgtttgtatgtttgtaaaagtccccgcgacacaagagcaattcttagtgcgggagttgtctttttttaaatttttaaattaaattaaaacctaTTCTTTTTGGTGTTCCGCAGGGAAGTATTCTAGGACCTACATTGTTCTTGCTCTACATTAACGAACTTCTGGAAAGCCAAATACCAGATGCTGACATTATGTGCTATGCTGATGATACCGCTATTAT
The nucleotide sequence above comes from Anticarsia gemmatalis isolate Benzon Research Colony breed Stoneville strain chromosome W, ilAntGemm2 primary, whole genome shotgun sequence. Encoded proteins:
- the LOC142985916 gene encoding uncharacterized protein LOC142985916 encodes the protein MCENVTTRKKVEPSSSEIAQLTDQLRLMTTEFASVKLKLEDVTQSLSYTNERMDEMMVKLVAAEERLKYLEKRDGEVDTLQATVAQLQNELNTQAQANLKNEIEIVGIPESAAENLHHVVLVAAKKIGVEINDSDIDWVTRSGPRRPPVNTALPEDERKLPRPVVVRLLRRSKRDQFLKAAKSRKNISSADLEVSGTPRKIFFNERLTKANRLLFRDSRLRAKHHGYSFCWCQQGTIYIRQREGKGAIPIHSLKDLDRILPPSSSTTNSQ